One genomic window of Halobellus limi includes the following:
- a CDS encoding DEAD/DEAH box helicase, which translates to MHVSDLPVPAAVREHYRASGIEELYPPQAAAVDAGITEGENVVAAIPTASGKTLIAELAMLTADGPALYAVPLRALAREKYESFAELPGVSVGISTGDFDSPDEELGEEDVVVATAEKVDSAIRNGASWVEDLACVVVDEVHLLGRERRGPTLEVTLATLQRRAPGVQIVALSATVDNPEDVASWLDAELVESTWRPVSLRTGVYDGDDVTFDDGSTLGVDVRDVGPDEERDTEATASLVEGAIDSGGQCLAFVRSRREAESLAARLAEAELAPDAAAAGDLAEEIRGVDGTATGRRLAAAVESGVGFHHAGLVDEHRALVESAFRDRELGVICATPTLAAGVNVPARRVVVRDLERYTGEEMSKLPVLEVHQMCGRAGRPHLDPYGEAVLVGDERTAEDLWDRYVDAGPEAVESQLAAREALRTHVLSVVASGFADSTAGVLDLLDATFFAPQSPDVDLSGLLATVAGELAEMELLDVDGDAGGAASADAERGRGDGPDPRATASRALAATDLGETVSRQYVRPETGARLIEGVRTIESMADADVTALTALGVVCATPDMRGTYLGNRERADVYRYASRHAAEFTTAPEEAEDFEAWLCAVKLARLVFEWSEGASIEALVDRYRVGPGDVESHVERVVWLLGAGDALAGTLGADVDVFDRVRRRLADSVEDAPGDEIGRQPR; encoded by the coding sequence GTGCACGTCAGCGACCTCCCCGTCCCCGCGGCCGTCCGCGAGCACTACCGCGCGTCGGGCATCGAGGAACTGTACCCGCCGCAGGCCGCCGCCGTCGACGCCGGGATCACCGAGGGCGAGAACGTCGTGGCCGCGATCCCGACGGCGTCGGGGAAGACGCTGATCGCGGAACTGGCGATGCTGACCGCCGACGGCCCGGCGCTGTACGCCGTTCCGCTGCGCGCGCTCGCCCGCGAGAAGTACGAGTCGTTCGCGGAGCTTCCGGGGGTGAGCGTCGGCATCTCGACGGGCGATTTCGACTCGCCCGACGAGGAACTCGGCGAGGAGGACGTCGTCGTCGCGACGGCGGAGAAGGTCGACTCCGCCATCCGGAACGGGGCCTCGTGGGTCGAAGACCTCGCCTGCGTCGTCGTCGACGAGGTCCACCTGCTCGGGCGGGAGCGTCGCGGCCCGACGCTGGAGGTCACGCTCGCGACGCTGCAGCGGCGCGCGCCGGGCGTCCAGATCGTGGCGCTGTCGGCGACGGTCGACAACCCCGAAGACGTCGCCTCGTGGCTCGACGCCGAACTCGTCGAGTCGACGTGGCGGCCGGTGTCGCTCCGGACGGGCGTCTACGACGGCGACGACGTGACGTTCGACGACGGGTCGACGCTCGGAGTCGACGTGCGCGACGTCGGTCCCGACGAGGAGCGCGACACCGAGGCGACGGCCTCGTTGGTGGAGGGGGCGATCGACTCGGGCGGGCAGTGTCTCGCGTTCGTCCGCTCGCGCCGGGAGGCGGAGTCGCTGGCGGCGCGGCTCGCCGAGGCGGAGCTGGCCCCCGACGCTGCCGCCGCGGGCGACCTCGCCGAGGAGATCCGCGGCGTCGACGGGACCGCGACGGGGAGGCGCCTGGCCGCGGCCGTCGAGTCCGGGGTCGGATTCCACCACGCGGGGCTCGTCGACGAGCACCGCGCGCTCGTCGAGTCCGCGTTCCGGGACCGCGAACTCGGCGTGATCTGCGCGACGCCGACGCTGGCGGCGGGGGTGAACGTCCCCGCGCGGCGCGTCGTCGTCCGCGACCTCGAACGCTACACCGGCGAGGAGATGTCGAAACTGCCGGTCCTCGAGGTCCACCAGATGTGCGGCCGCGCGGGCCGGCCGCACCTCGACCCCTACGGCGAGGCCGTCCTCGTCGGCGACGAGCGCACGGCCGAGGACCTCTGGGACCGCTACGTCGACGCCGGCCCCGAGGCCGTCGAGTCGCAACTGGCCGCGCGGGAGGCCCTGCGGACGCACGTCCTCAGCGTGGTCGCCTCCGGGTTCGCCGACTCGACGGCGGGCGTCCTCGACCTGCTCGACGCGACGTTCTTCGCCCCCCAGTCGCCCGACGTCGACCTCTCGGGGCTGCTCGCGACGGTCGCGGGCGAACTCGCGGAGATGGAACTGCTCGACGTGGACGGCGACGCGGGCGGCGCCGCGAGCGCCGACGCGGAGCGGGGTCGCGGGGACGGACCGGATCCGAGGGCGACCGCCAGCCGGGCCCTCGCCGCGACGGACCTCGGGGAAACCGTCTCCAGACAGTACGTCCGCCCGGAGACGGGCGCGCGGTTGATCGAGGGAGTCCGGACGATCGAGTCGATGGCGGACGCCGACGTCACCGCGCTCACGGCGCTGGGCGTCGTCTGCGCGACGCCGGACATGCGCGGGACGTACCTCGGCAACCGCGAGCGCGCCGACGTCTACCGGTACGCCTCGCGGCACGCCGCGGAGTTCACGACCGCACCGGAGGAGGCCGAGGACTTCGAGGCGTGGCTCTGTGCGGTCAAACTGGCGCGACTCGTCTTCGAGTGGAGCGAGGGCGCGTCCATCGAGGCGCTCGTCGACCGCTACCGCGTCGGCCCGGGGGACGTCGAGTCCCACGTCGAGCGCGTGGTCTGGCTCCTCGGGGCCGGCGACGCCCTCGCGGGGACGCTCGGCGCAGACGTCGACGTCTTCGATCGGGTTCGGCGGCGACTCGCCGATTCGGTCGAGGACGCGCCCGGTGACGAGATCGGACGACAACCGCGGTGA
- the rbcL gene encoding type III ribulose-bisphosphate carboxylase, whose protein sequence is MAGITYEDFIDLSFEPSDADLVCTFRIDPADGMGVESAASRVASESSNGTWAALPTGEGFTDMRAMAFEIGEIDDDSGTGATTDAAEIKVAYPEGLFEPGSMPQILSCIAGNIMGMKAVDTIRLVDCEWPEGLATSFSGPQFGSSVRREIFGVDDRPILATVPKPKVGLSTERHAEVGYEAWTGGVDLLKDDENLTDQEFNPFHDRLVESLAERDRAEDETGEPKSYLINVTAGTNEMLERVDQVAAEGCEYVMVDVVTTGWAAVQTVRERCEELGLAIHAHRAMHAAFDRLPEHGVSMRVLAQVARLVGVDQLHTGTAGLGKLANEDTVGINAWLRDDLHGLDDVLPVASGGLHPGLVPDLLDATGTNVCVQAGGGIHGHPDGTHEGAKALRAAVDAYAEDRSLESKAEESPALRAAIDEWGTETPR, encoded by the coding sequence ATGGCTGGAATCACCTACGAGGACTTCATCGACCTGTCGTTCGAGCCGTCCGACGCCGACCTGGTCTGTACGTTCCGGATCGACCCCGCCGACGGGATGGGCGTCGAATCGGCGGCCTCCCGGGTCGCCTCAGAGTCGTCCAACGGGACGTGGGCGGCGCTCCCGACGGGCGAGGGGTTCACCGATATGCGGGCGATGGCGTTCGAGATCGGGGAGATCGACGACGACTCGGGCACGGGCGCCACGACCGACGCCGCGGAGATCAAGGTCGCCTACCCAGAGGGCCTCTTCGAGCCGGGGAGTATGCCGCAGATCCTCTCCTGCATCGCGGGCAACATCATGGGGATGAAGGCCGTCGACACGATCCGGCTCGTCGACTGCGAGTGGCCCGAGGGGCTCGCGACGTCCTTTTCGGGCCCGCAGTTCGGGTCGTCGGTGCGCCGGGAGATCTTCGGCGTCGACGACCGGCCGATCCTCGCGACCGTGCCGAAGCCGAAGGTCGGCCTCTCGACCGAGCGGCACGCCGAGGTGGGCTACGAGGCCTGGACCGGCGGCGTCGACCTCCTGAAGGACGACGAGAACCTCACTGACCAGGAGTTCAACCCGTTCCACGACCGCCTCGTCGAGAGCCTCGCCGAGCGCGACCGGGCCGAAGACGAGACCGGCGAGCCGAAGTCGTACCTGATCAACGTCACCGCGGGCACGAACGAGATGCTCGAACGCGTCGACCAGGTCGCCGCCGAGGGCTGCGAGTACGTGATGGTCGACGTCGTCACCACCGGCTGGGCCGCGGTGCAGACGGTGCGGGAGCGCTGCGAGGAACTGGGCCTGGCGATCCACGCCCACCGCGCGATGCACGCGGCGTTCGACCGCCTGCCCGAGCACGGCGTCTCGATGCGCGTGCTCGCGCAGGTCGCCCGCCTCGTCGGCGTCGACCAACTCCACACGGGAACGGCCGGACTCGGCAAGCTCGCCAACGAGGACACCGTCGGCATCAACGCGTGGCTCCGTGACGATCTACACGGCCTCGACGACGTCCTGCCCGTGGCATCGGGCGGGCTGCACCCCGGACTGGTCCCGGACCTGCTGGACGCGACCGGCACCAACGTCTGCGTGCAGGCCGGCGGCGGCATCCACGGCCACCCCGACGGCACGCACGAGGGCGCGAAGGCGCTGCGTGCGGCCGTCGACGCCTACGCCGAGGACCGGTCGCTGGAGTCGAAGGCCGAGGAGAGCCCCGCGCTCCGGGCGGCGATCGACGAGTGGGGGACGGAGACGCCGCGGTAA
- a CDS encoding ribose 1,5-bisphosphate isomerase, whose translation MSDSPPEVEVSPAVARTAEDIGSMEIRGAATIAAAAAEALGEQAAGSDADSPEAFRAELRAAARVLYDTRPTAVSLPNALRYVLRDVEGETVERLRASVRASVSEFCRRLDNAQTDLGRVGANRLRDGDTIMTHCHSTDVLACVEAAVEQGKSLSAFVKETRPRNQGHITAEALGELGVDVTLIVDSAARRYLNDVDHVLVGADSIAADGSVINKIGTSGLAVNARDRGTPIVCAAQTIKLHPDTLTGHTVDIEMRDEREVVDRETAEEIGDPEVLNPAFDVTPPRYVDAIVTERGQFPPESIVSLMRELFGESTTEPWAEA comes from the coding sequence ATGAGCGATTCGCCACCCGAGGTCGAGGTATCGCCGGCCGTCGCCCGCACCGCCGAGGACATCGGCTCGATGGAGATCCGCGGCGCGGCGACCATCGCCGCCGCGGCGGCCGAGGCGCTCGGCGAACAGGCCGCCGGGAGCGACGCCGACTCCCCCGAGGCGTTCCGCGCGGAACTCCGGGCGGCCGCCCGCGTCCTCTACGACACCCGTCCGACGGCGGTCAGCCTCCCGAACGCGCTCCGGTACGTCCTCCGCGACGTCGAAGGCGAGACCGTCGAACGCCTCCGGGCCAGCGTCCGGGCGAGCGTCTCGGAGTTCTGTCGACGGCTCGACAACGCACAGACCGACCTCGGACGCGTGGGTGCGAACCGCCTCCGCGACGGCGACACGATCATGACCCACTGCCACTCGACGGACGTCCTCGCCTGCGTCGAGGCCGCCGTCGAGCAGGGGAAGTCGCTGTCGGCGTTCGTCAAAGAGACCCGGCCCAGGAACCAGGGTCACATCACCGCCGAGGCGCTCGGCGAGCTGGGCGTCGACGTGACGCTGATCGTCGACTCCGCGGCGCGGCGGTACCTCAACGACGTCGACCACGTCCTCGTCGGGGCCGACAGCATCGCCGCCGACGGGTCGGTGATCAACAAGATCGGCACGAGCGGCCTCGCGGTCAACGCCCGCGACCGGGGGACTCCGATCGTCTGCGCCGCCCAGACGATCAAGCTCCACCCCGATACCCTGACCGGCCACACCGTCGACATCGAGATGCGCGACGAGCGCGAGGTGGTCGATAGGGAGACGGCCGAGGAGATCGGCGACCCGGAGGTTCTGAACCCCGCCTTCGACGTGACGCCGCCGCGCTACGTCGACGCCATCGTCACCGAGCGCGGTCAGTTCCCGCCGGAGAGCATCGTCAGCCTGATGCGGGAGCTGTTCGGCGAGAGCACGACGGAACCGTGGGCGGAGGCCTGA
- the trxA gene encoding thioredoxin, with product MSESPNEIDEIRAQKREELASQLNGDETADESEEEASVPGEPIHVNGSDELQDAISTYDVVLVDFYADWCGPCKMLEPTVESLAASTDAAVAKVDIDRNQQLAQQYQVRGVPTLQLFSDGDAVEQVVGVRDESTLRSLIEQYL from the coding sequence ATGAGCGAATCACCCAACGAGATCGACGAGATCCGCGCGCAGAAGCGCGAGGAGCTTGCTTCCCAGCTGAACGGGGACGAGACCGCCGACGAGTCCGAAGAGGAGGCCTCCGTGCCCGGCGAACCGATCCACGTCAACGGGTCCGACGAGCTACAGGACGCGATCTCGACGTACGACGTCGTGCTGGTCGACTTCTACGCGGACTGGTGCGGTCCGTGCAAGATGCTCGAACCGACCGTCGAGTCGCTGGCGGCCTCGACCGACGCCGCGGTCGCGAAGGTCGACATCGACCGGAACCAGCAGCTCGCCCAGCAGTACCAGGTCCGCGGCGTGCCGACCCTCCAGCTCTTCAGCGACGGCGACGCCGTCGAGCAGGTCGTCGGCGTCCGCGACGAGTCGACGCTCCGGTCGCTGATCGAGCAGTACCTATAG
- a CDS encoding DUF7521 family protein, protein MVHTTTTTSIATGIIVVKTGILILGGLITYFSLKAYRKTGTRALRALAMGFGIITLGALLGGTFDFILGVDLATGLLIDAILTFVGFAVITYSLYAD, encoded by the coding sequence ATGGTACACACGACTACGACGACGAGTATCGCGACGGGAATCATCGTGGTGAAGACGGGGATCCTCATCCTCGGCGGACTCATCACGTACTTCTCGCTGAAGGCGTACCGCAAGACCGGGACGAGGGCGCTGCGAGCGCTCGCGATGGGATTCGGCATCATCACCCTCGGCGCGCTCCTCGGTGGAACGTTCGACTTCATCCTCGGCGTCGACCTCGCGACCGGACTGCTCATCGACGCGATCCTCACGTTCGTCGGGTTCGCCGTCATCACCTACTCGCTGTACGCCGATTGA
- a CDS encoding winged helix-turn-helix domain-containing protein: MAREPSANESADLQSVLDALDDEDARAIVRALDEPRTASELSEQCDIPLSTTYRKLDLLTDAGLLEEGTEIRSDGHHTTTYAVAFEEVRIALTESRELDVEVARLEQGPEERLADIWTAVREET, translated from the coding sequence ATGGCGCGCGAGCCGTCCGCGAACGAGTCGGCGGACCTCCAGTCCGTCCTCGACGCGCTCGACGACGAAGACGCGAGAGCTATCGTCCGGGCGTTGGACGAGCCGCGAACGGCGAGTGAGCTCTCCGAACAGTGCGACATTCCGCTGTCGACGACGTACCGAAAGCTCGATCTACTCACCGACGCGGGACTGCTCGAAGAGGGCACGGAGATCCGCTCGGACGGACATCACACGACGACGTACGCCGTCGCGTTCGAGGAAGTCCGGATCGCGCTCACCGAGTCCCGAGAGCTCGACGTCGAGGTCGCTCGCCTCGAACAGGGGCCCGAAGAACGGCTCGCGGACATCTGGACCGCCGTACGGGAGGAAACATAA
- a CDS encoding succinylglutamate desuccinylase/aspartoacylase family protein, whose protein sequence is MSDPKPFRYDTEVPPGQTRHLRYEISETYLGDPVEIPVTVVNGEHGGPTAFLSAAIHGDELNGVKVLQEVADRYDPAAVHGTIVCVHVANVPGYLAQQRYIPIYDQDLNRSFPGSARSNTAERMANVIYERFVRPCDFALDFHTSTRNRTTMYHVRADTSRPEVDRLARAFGSNLVLSGEADAGSLRTVATNDGIPTITVEMGRAHRFQPELIDRALDGVESVFAEYGLLPDAAVRWPGWTRVVDGNGDKKWLRADTGGLVEMQYGPVPLVYEGDTICTVSDHFKEREKRVAAPFTGLVIGSLQNPVAAPGHPLCHLVGVDDATLREIEREIDAGEFSERPWV, encoded by the coding sequence GTGAGCGACCCGAAACCGTTCAGATACGACACCGAGGTGCCGCCGGGGCAGACGCGGCACCTGCGATACGAGATCAGCGAGACGTACCTCGGCGACCCGGTCGAGATCCCCGTGACCGTCGTCAACGGCGAGCACGGCGGGCCCACGGCGTTTCTCTCCGCGGCGATCCACGGCGACGAACTCAACGGCGTGAAGGTCCTCCAGGAGGTCGCCGACCGGTACGATCCGGCCGCGGTCCACGGCACGATCGTCTGCGTGCACGTCGCCAACGTGCCCGGCTACCTCGCACAGCAGCGGTACATCCCCATCTACGACCAGGACCTGAACCGCTCGTTCCCGGGGAGCGCCCGATCGAACACCGCCGAGCGGATGGCCAACGTGATCTACGAGCGATTCGTCCGCCCCTGCGACTTCGCGCTCGACTTCCACACCTCGACGCGCAACCGGACGACGATGTACCACGTGCGGGCGGACACCAGCAGGCCGGAGGTCGACAGGCTCGCCCGCGCGTTCGGATCGAACCTCGTCCTCTCGGGCGAGGCCGACGCGGGGTCGCTTCGCACCGTCGCGACGAACGACGGCATCCCGACGATCACCGTCGAGATGGGCCGCGCCCACCGGTTCCAGCCGGAACTGATCGACCGCGCCCTCGACGGCGTCGAGAGCGTCTTCGCGGAGTACGGGCTGTTGCCCGACGCCGCCGTCAGGTGGCCGGGGTGGACCCGCGTCGTCGACGGCAACGGCGACAAGAAGTGGCTCCGCGCCGACACGGGCGGGCTCGTCGAGATGCAGTACGGACCCGTGCCGCTGGTGTACGAGGGCGACACGATCTGTACCGTCTCGGATCACTTCAAGGAGCGCGAAAAGCGCGTCGCCGCCCCGTTCACCGGCCTCGTCATCGGTTCGTTGCAGAACCCCGTGGCGGCCCCGGGGCACCCGCTGTGTCACCTCGTCGGCGTCGACGACGCGACGCTCCGGGAGATCGAACGCGAGATAGACGCCGGGGAGTTCTCCGAACGGCCCTGGGTGTGA
- the glpK gene encoding glycerol kinase GlpK: MTTTYVGSIDQGTTGTRFIAFDHSGRIVANAYERHEQIYPEPGWVEHDPVEIWENTQAVVERGLREASIEAERLDALGITNQRETTVVWDADSGRPVHNALVWQDRRTTDRVEELESADKVEWIRGKTGLEADAYFSATKTEWLLDNAEPLKMQSRRDDDLRSRAEAGELLMGTVDAWLIYNLTGNHVTDVTNASRTMLYNIHELAWDDDLLAEFDVPAEMLPEVRPSSDEALYGHTDPEGFLGAAVPVAGALGDQQAALFGQTCFDGGDAKNTYGTGSFYLMNTGTEAVDSDHGLLTTIGFQLSGEPVQYALEGSIFITGAAIEWLEDVDLINNAAQTAELARSVESTDGVYLVPAFTGLGAPHWDGRARGTIVGMTRGTRKEHIVRAALESIAYQTRDVAEAMEADSGIETTSLRVDGGAVKNSFLCQLQSDVLGIEIARPQVDETTALGAAYAAGLAVGYWGSVDELRDNWQIDREFAPEMPAATADRRYGRWGDAVERSLDWAREE, translated from the coding sequence ATGACGACCACCTACGTCGGTTCGATCGATCAGGGGACGACCGGAACGCGGTTCATCGCGTTCGACCACAGCGGACGGATCGTCGCGAACGCCTACGAGAGACACGAGCAGATCTACCCGGAGCCGGGCTGGGTCGAACACGATCCCGTCGAGATCTGGGAGAACACGCAGGCCGTCGTCGAGCGCGGTCTCCGGGAGGCCAGTATCGAGGCCGAGCGGTTGGACGCGCTCGGGATCACGAACCAGCGCGAGACGACGGTCGTCTGGGACGCCGACAGCGGGCGGCCGGTCCACAACGCCCTCGTGTGGCAGGACCGCCGCACCACCGACCGCGTCGAGGAGCTGGAGTCGGCAGACAAAGTCGAGTGGATCCGCGGGAAGACCGGCCTCGAAGCCGACGCGTACTTCTCGGCGACGAAGACCGAGTGGCTGCTCGACAACGCCGAACCGCTGAAGATGCAGAGCAGGCGGGACGACGACCTCCGATCGCGGGCGGAGGCGGGCGAGCTGCTGATGGGGACGGTCGACGCGTGGTTGATCTACAACCTCACCGGCAACCACGTCACCGACGTGACGAACGCCTCGCGGACGATGCTGTACAACATCCACGAGTTGGCGTGGGACGACGACCTCCTCGCGGAGTTCGACGTGCCGGCGGAGATGCTTCCGGAGGTGCGGCCGTCCTCCGACGAGGCGCTCTACGGTCACACGGACCCCGAGGGGTTCCTCGGAGCCGCAGTTCCGGTCGCGGGCGCGCTCGGAGACCAGCAGGCGGCGCTGTTCGGCCAGACCTGCTTCGACGGGGGCGACGCGAAGAACACCTACGGGACGGGATCGTTCTACCTGATGAACACGGGCACGGAGGCGGTCGACTCCGATCACGGCCTGCTGACGACGATCGGGTTCCAGCTCTCGGGCGAGCCGGTCCAGTACGCGCTCGAAGGGTCGATCTTCATCACCGGCGCGGCGATCGAGTGGCTCGAAGACGTGGATCTCATCAACAACGCCGCCCAGACCGCAGAACTCGCTCGCTCGGTAGAGTCGACAGACGGCGTGTATCTGGTCCCGGCCTTCACCGGACTCGGTGCGCCCCACTGGGACGGTCGCGCCCGCGGGACCATCGTGGGGATGACCCGCGGGACCAGAAAGGAACACATCGTTCGCGCCGCCCTGGAGTCGATCGCCTACCAGACGCGCGACGTCGCCGAGGCGATGGAGGCCGACTCGGGCATCGAGACGACGTCGCTCCGGGTCGACGGCGGGGCCGTGAAGAACTCCTTCCTGTGTCAGCTCCAGTCCGACGTCCTCGGGATCGAAATCGCCCGCCCGCAGGTCGACGAGACGACGGCGCTCGGGGCCGCCTACGCGGCGGGGTTGGCGGTCGGCTACTGGGGGAGCGTCGACGAACTGCGCGACAACTGGCAGATCGACAGGGAGTTCGCCCCCGAGATGCCGGCTGCGACCGCCGATCGACGCTACGGGCGGTGGGGCGACGCCGTCGAACGCTCCCTCGACTGGGCCAGAGAGGAGTAA
- a CDS encoding macro domain-containing protein, whose protein sequence is MEFTVIQGDIARQSADALVNAAGTSLQMGSGVAGALRRAGGEALNQAAVTKGPVDLGEVAVTDAYDLDAAYVIHAAAMPHYGDGKATAESVRDATRNSLERADDLGCESVVIPALGCGVAGFDLAEGARIIAEEIRSYRPATLEDVRFITYGDDGYETVSRVADEVRSGRE, encoded by the coding sequence ATGGAGTTCACCGTCATCCAGGGCGACATCGCACGGCAGTCGGCGGACGCCCTGGTCAACGCCGCCGGGACGAGCCTTCAGATGGGATCGGGCGTCGCGGGCGCGCTCCGTCGCGCCGGCGGGGAGGCGCTGAACCAGGCCGCCGTGACGAAGGGGCCGGTCGACCTCGGCGAGGTCGCCGTCACCGACGCCTACGATCTGGACGCGGCGTACGTGATCCACGCGGCCGCGATGCCTCACTACGGCGACGGGAAGGCGACCGCCGAGAGCGTCCGCGACGCGACCCGTAACAGCCTCGAACGCGCCGACGACCTCGGCTGCGAGTCGGTCGTGATCCCGGCGCTCGGGTGCGGCGTCGCCGGGTTCGACCTCGCGGAGGGAGCGCGCATCATCGCCGAGGAGATACGGTCGTACCGTCCAGCGACGCTCGAAGACGTCCGGTTCATCACGTACGGCGACGACGGGTACGAGACGGTCTCGCGCGTCGCCGACGAGGTCCGTTCGGGCCGCGAGTGA
- a CDS encoding inositol monophosphatase family protein encodes MSDHAVDPPLLEAVAARAVRAGGDYLADAFRDVDVEAEYGTHDVKSAADRIAEDRALAVVEDAFPDHAVHGEESGRDGEHRYEWVVDPLDGTNNFAAGLPSFATAACVLEEGTPLVSAVYEPLPDSLYLARRGEGATVDGEPLAADSDLELPQGTVSFVVGLPAVRDDDHRAVAREVESAVDARCKRVVNTWSPCVDWGLLARGGLEGLVAYRPDVYEQYAGALLAEESGVIGRAFDIGAGGGDLQEAADPRATGVDGLYVAAPDRETCDRLVEAATEAL; translated from the coding sequence ATGAGCGACCACGCAGTCGATCCGCCGCTGCTGGAAGCCGTCGCCGCGCGAGCGGTGCGGGCGGGCGGCGACTACCTCGCCGACGCGTTCCGCGACGTCGACGTCGAGGCCGAGTACGGCACCCACGACGTGAAATCGGCCGCAGACCGGATCGCCGAAGACCGCGCGCTGGCCGTCGTCGAGGACGCGTTCCCCGACCACGCCGTGCACGGCGAGGAGTCCGGTCGCGACGGCGAGCACCGCTACGAGTGGGTCGTCGACCCGCTCGACGGAACGAACAACTTCGCCGCCGGACTCCCCTCGTTCGCGACGGCGGCGTGCGTGCTGGAGGAGGGGACTCCGCTGGTGTCGGCCGTCTACGAACCGCTCCCCGACTCGCTGTATCTCGCGCGCCGGGGCGAGGGCGCGACGGTCGACGGCGAGCCGCTGGCCGCCGACAGCGACCTCGAACTCCCGCAGGGGACCGTCTCCTTCGTCGTCGGGCTTCCCGCGGTCCGCGACGACGACCACCGGGCCGTCGCCCGCGAGGTCGAATCGGCTGTCGACGCCCGCTGCAAGCGCGTCGTCAACACCTGGTCGCCCTGCGTCGACTGGGGGCTCCTCGCCCGCGGGGGACTCGAGGGCCTCGTCGCCTACCGCCCGGACGTCTACGAGCAGTACGCCGGCGCGTTGCTGGCCGAGGAGAGCGGCGTCATCGGCCGCGCCTTCGACATCGGCGCGGGTGGCGGCGACCTCCAAGAGGCCGCGGACCCGAGGGCGACCGGCGTCGACGGTCTCTACGTCGCGGCACCGGACCGCGAGACGTGCGACCGACTCGTCGAGGCGGCGACAGAGGCACTGTAG
- a CDS encoding YqjF family protein codes for MDVLRMRWTDALFAHWPVDPSVVSARLPAGLEAATYDGRAWLGVVGFAMEDIRPRGSPVGLSFPELNLRTYVRRPGSDDHAVYFFSLDADDRVGVALARRLFRLPYFRAEIRVTRESGEMIDDDAGTRDDAVTLRHRRTHADAPPARFGGTYRPLEDPSPPAPETLEHFLTENYRFYTEGDRLYYGDIDHPPWPLAAAEVDIESNTLFAANGFERPAGDPVVHYAPGTEVTAGRLHAVR; via the coding sequence ATGGATGTCCTCCGAATGCGGTGGACCGACGCCCTGTTCGCACACTGGCCGGTCGACCCGAGCGTCGTGTCGGCCCGGCTCCCGGCGGGGTTGGAGGCGGCGACCTACGACGGACGGGCGTGGCTCGGCGTCGTCGGCTTCGCGATGGAGGACATCAGGCCGCGGGGGTCCCCGGTCGGGCTGTCGTTCCCGGAACTGAACCTCCGGACGTACGTGCGACGCCCCGGGAGCGACGACCACGCGGTGTACTTCTTCAGCCTCGATGCGGACGACCGGGTCGGCGTCGCCCTCGCTCGAAGACTCTTCAGACTGCCGTACTTCCGCGCGGAGATACGCGTCACCCGCGAGAGCGGGGAAATGATCGACGACGACGCAGGAACTCGTGACGACGCGGTGACGCTCCGACACCGGCGGACGCACGCGGACGCGCCGCCGGCGCGGTTCGGGGGGACGTACCGCCCGCTCGAAGATCCCTCGCCGCCCGCCCCGGAGACGCTCGAACACTTCCTGACGGAGAACTACCGGTTCTACACCGAGGGGGACCGGCTGTACTACGGCGACATCGATCACCCGCCGTGGCCGCTCGCAGCGGCCGAGGTCGACATCGAGTCGAACACGCTGTTCGCGGCGAACGGCTTCGAGCGCCCCGCAGGCGACCCCGTCGTTCACTACGCGCCGGGAACGGAGGTGACCGCGGGCCGGCTCCACGCCGTCCGGTAG
- a CDS encoding CopD family protein, producing MVLDTVMTTLHVLVGALWVGSVVFVAGAILPAAVEGALDAAPLEKIADRLVYLSRGSSVVMFLTGGHLAGTRYTIETLTGTGRGHLVLAMLALWLALAALVEVGRSRLVDGLQEKRVRTPAAEVTTVFRVAAVVGILLLVDAGLLASGLALY from the coding sequence ATGGTACTCGACACCGTGATGACGACCCTGCACGTCCTCGTCGGGGCGCTGTGGGTCGGCAGCGTCGTCTTCGTCGCCGGAGCGATCCTCCCCGCCGCGGTCGAGGGAGCCCTGGACGCGGCCCCGCTCGAGAAGATCGCCGACCGGCTCGTCTACCTCTCTCGCGGGTCCTCGGTCGTGATGTTCCTCACCGGCGGCCACCTCGCCGGCACGCGGTACACGATCGAGACGCTCACCGGCACCGGCCGGGGACACCTCGTCCTCGCGATGCTCGCGCTGTGGCTCGCCCTCGCGGCGCTCGTCGAGGTCGGACGGAGCCGACTGGTCGACGGGTTACAGGAGAAGCGCGTCCGGACGCCCGCGGCCGAGGTGACGACGGTCTTCCGCGTCGCGGCGGTCGTCGGAATCCTGCTCCTCGTCGACGCGGGACTGCTCGCCTCCGGACTCGCGCTCTACTGA